TCCAAGGCTTTGAACCATTTAAAGCTCTGGGTGTTTTTGTACTAACGGTGATTCTGGCTTTGCTACTGCAAGGAGTTTATTACCTGACCCGCGTCAAGTTGGGTTCCTGGGTCAGTCCTGGGGGCTTTTTGCGGGGTGGGGCAGACCCTTTAATTACCGCTTTCTCCACGGCGTCTTCCACGGTGACGATGCCCATTACCTTTGAGGCGTTAATTGCCAAGGTGGGCCTGCGGGAATCGTCTGCCTCCATGGGTGCATTGGTCGGCAGTAACTTCAACAACGATGGCACCGCCCTCTACGAAGCCATGGCAGCGTTATTCATCGCCCAGGTTTTGGGGCTCAACCTCAGCCTGCCGCAACAGTTAGTCGTGATTTTGACCTCGATCGTTGCTTCCGTCGGGGCAGCGGGCATTCCGGAAGCCGGACTGGTCACCATGACGCTGGTGTTTAGCTCCGTTGGGTTACCCACGCAGTACATTGCCCTACTGATTACGGTGGATTGGTTCCTCGATCGTTGTCGTACGGCCATTAACGTGATGGGAGACATGACCGTCAGTTGCCTGCTGGATGGGTCAACCCCCCACCAACCGGAGACGGAACCCTTTCTGCTTGATCCCACAGTGGTAGATTAGCGACCACCTGCCGAACCGACCCCCGAAACCCGATAGAATATGGGGTCGGTATCCTAACGTCGGGAAAGGGACGGGGCAAGATGATGGAATGGCATTCGGTGAAAGACTACGAGGACATTCAATATTTCAAAGCCGATGGCATTGCCAAAATCGTGATTAATCGTCCCCACAAACGCAATGCCTTCCGTCCCAAAACCGTTGTTGAACTCTACGAGGCATTTGCCAATGCCCGTGAAGATAGCCGCATTGGGGTCGTTCTGTTCATGGGGGCAGGGCCTCACAGCGATGGCAAATATGCCTTCTGTGCCGGGGGCGACCAAAGTGTGCGGGGCGAAGGCGGCTACATCGACGAAGAGGGTGTGCCACGCTTGAATGTGCTGGATTTGCAGCGGTTGATTCGCTCCATGCCCAAGGTCGTGATTGCCTTGGTGGCAGGCTACGCGATCGGGGGGGGCCATGTGTTGCACATGCTCTGTGACCTGACGATCGCGGCGGATAATGCAATCTTTGGGCAAACGGGGCCGAAGGTCGGCAGTTTTGATGGCGGCTTTGGCGCAAGCTATATGGCACGGATCGTGGGGCAAAAGAAGGCGCGGGAAATTTGGTACCTCTGCCGCCAATACGACGCCCAACAGGCACTAGATATGGGTTTGGTCAATACGGTGGTGCCTGTGGAGCAGTTGGAAGCGGAAGGCATCCAGTGGGCCCAGGAAATTCTGGAAAAAAGCCCGATCGCGATCCGATGTTTGAAAGCTGCCATGAATGCTGATTGTGATGGGCAGGCAGGGCTGCAAGAATTGGCAGGTAACGCCACGATGTTGTATTACATGACCGACGAAGGGGCTGAAGGGAAGAAAGCTTTCTTAGAGAAACGCAAGCCCGATTTCCGGCAATATCCTTGGCTGCCCTAAGGAGAACGGAGCCAATGCCTAGGAAAATCAGAGAGTTAAAAAGTCTATTATTGAAGGCAGGATTTACGTACGAGTCTGGGAAAGGTAGTCACACTAAATGGTCTCATCCTCTGTTACCTGGAAAGCTAACACTGTCAGGCAAAGATGGGCAGGATGCGAAACGTTACCAAGAGCAAGACGTTGAGAGTGCGCTCAGACAAATCGCTCAAATCGAAGGGGAGAATTCATGAATACTCGTTACACCATTATTATTCAATGGTCAGATGAGGATCAATGCTACGTTGTGAGCCTACCGGAATGGGGTGACTACTGCCACACCCACGGGGACACCTACGAAGAAGCCCTACAAAATGCCTGTGAGGTTCTGGAATTGCTCACTGAATCAACCCTGGAAGAAGGCAAGCCTTTACCAAACCCACAGTTATTTGGGCAATTTTTACAATCAGAGTGTGTGGATAAACAGACAGCTTAATAACGGGTTAAACTTGATAGCTTTCTTGGAAAGGGTTGCTAGCAGGTTATTTGGGTGTCAAGGTTGAAGCATTTTTCGAGGCGTTTTGCTTAGCAATGCTATGAGATCGGTGTCTCCCGGCTAAGAGCAGTTTGAGAGAATTGGCAACTGATGTAGATGAGATCGAGGCTTTCATCGTTTTAAGATTCGGGTGGGATTTTAGTTTGTAATACTTTAATCAATGGCGGTATTTCTGACTGAATAACATCCCAGACAATATTAAGATTGACATCATCGTATTCATGCACGAGCCGGTTTCTCATGCCGTTGATCTCTTGCCAAGCAATATCAGGTAAGGTTTGTCGAGTCGCTTCTGAAACTCGTCGAGCAGCTTCGGCAATAACCAAGAGTCGGCGGATGACTGAATCTTGAAGCTGAATGTTGTTGATAAATTCCGCTTTTTTACACTGGCCAACATAAGTGACAACTAGTTTTGCGGATTGCAGCATGTCAAGCAGAAATTGCAGATCTCGTTGCATAAATCACCTGGGCTGAGGAAAGAATTTCGTGGCGGCGGAGATAATTCCGACTGGATTCAATGCCTTGACGGGTGACTAGATCCACAGCCCGATCGAAAAGAGTGGTAAGTTCTGCTTCCATCTGGTCGAGGGTGTTGAAGGTGGGATGCGCGTCTGGATGAAATTGCACCAGGATATCAATATCGCTGTCGGAACAAAAGTCTTCTCTCAGAACGGAACCAAAGAGAGCAAGCTCTGTCACCTGCCATTTTTGACAAAATTCAGCAATTTGCTCCCTAGGAAGCTCGATCGCGATTGTCATGATTGACTCCTTTTAGTTTTGCGATTGATTTCTTGGGTGATATCTGCTACTAGGTCATTTTGGTATAGAGTTGGAAGCGTTTTTAGAGGGGGCTTACTTTGCGATGCGATCGGGGGGAGAAAACGACCTATATATTAACAACAATTGTCCGAGGAAGGAGTGTGTCTATCTTGGTTTGAAGATAAGTGCACGGACAATTTGATTGTGTGTCTTAATACATCCCAGCAAATATTTTCTCTGCTAACTTAATAGGATGACTATTTAGCTTTTTCAGTTCATATGAAAGTCCAACCTGGCATGATTCAACGTCACCCTAATGAGGATATTATGGCTCGAGTTGAGCGGCGTTACAGTAAGAATGCTATTTGTTTACTTGTGATGAGTACTCTATTAGTGAGTCCTTTTCCAGCGTTAGGGCAATCTTCTCAAATATCAATTGACGATCGTGGCGTGCCTGTTCTGGCCCTTGAGTTAAAGGATATTCTCCCGAACGTGCGTCAGACGCGAAGAAAGCGGCGCACACCTAAGCCTTCCCAGCGGCCTACGAGGGATAGGGATACAAACGATTCGCAAATGCCAGACCAAGTTCCGCCTAGTCCTTTTCCCAGGAATTCTCCGACACCTCGTCAGCCGAAGCCGCCAGCCCCGATCAGTCCTCAGGAGCAACAATTTCTAGAGAGCCTTTCTCCGGATGAACGGCAGCTTTATACGGTGATCCAGAGAGCCAAAAAAGTTCTTCGGCAGCAGGCCGGTGCTAATTTGTTAGGGGGACTCATGGGCTTCTCACCCAAGCAGGTGACTCAAAGTCCACAAGACCTCGACCGAGAATTTCAAACGATTATTCGCGATAGTAGGAACTCAAGCAGTTCTGAAACTACGGTAAAGGATAGCAATCACCCGACGGGTGCAAAACCGGGTAATCGATTAATTCAGCGCCTATTGAATAGACGCAGCAATGAAACCCATGAGCAATGGCATACCAGGATTGATCCCCTAGTCTTTGCCACTCCACGGGATGAGTATGAAGCGTGGAAAGCAACTTTATCCTCGACTGATAAACAAGCCTATGATACCCTCGTTCAAAAACAGAGACAGAAGCAGAGCGAAGAAGCGGGCAGAATATTGCAGGATCAAATCAGACGCGATTTATCCTGTCGATGGGTGACTGATCCTCAGGGAGATGGCTTCGATAAAATTCAGGTTTGTGACGACTAGCCATTGGGCAGTTTGGCTCGGGGTGGGGTAGCAACTTATGAGGGCAATTTGCTACCGCCTTGCTAAGCAGTTTGAGGGTAGCGCTGTTCAAGATGCCTGTGTGCGAGGATTTCGATTAGGTGAGGTTGGTTGAACCACTTCTGCTAGAGGTGCTAGGCGGCGAGAGTTTCAGCTTTGTGGGCTTTGGCTTCGTCGGCTTTGGCTTGCTTGGTTGCGCTCTCTGGGGTTGAGCTTTGGCTGGATTCAGGCAGATACTTAAACGCTTCGGCATTTCCGCAATCCAGCCCCCGCCCCAGGCATCCATCGCACCACCATTACTGGCAGGTCGCAACGGTAAGTGGCCTCGCTGTGCCCGCAAATCCGCATTCAGAATTTGCCTATGCCAGCCAACCTTGCCTTCGAACCGCTGGGAATCCTTGTAGTTCTTGCCATACATCCGCATCCAAATGCCCGCCTGGACACTGAACCCAAAGCGATCGTTGCTGTAATAGCGCCACAATTTATCCACCGTCAGCAGATCCTGGCAGGGAAACAGCCGAATATCGCGAGCCACCAGATACCCTTGATCCAACTGATCCGCCGCTTGCAGCATTAGATTGGACGTCATTTCATTGGCCGCTTCCCATTGCCCCTGCCGCAGTAATTGTTGTAGCGGTTCATAGTCGATTAAGCGGCTGGACGGCAGGGTCTCTAGGGGCGTTTGGGGAATGGCTAGGGCGGGTTTCGGCAGCAAAGTTATGCCAGAGACGAGTCCGATCGCGCTGACCCCGATCGCAGCAAGGCCAATTCCACCGATCGTCGTGGAGCCTGTAACCGATCGCCCTCCAGGCAACAATCTAGCCAACGGCAGTTTGGGCAACAACTTAGAACAGCGCGTCAATCTCATAGCAGGTTCCCACGTAACGAGTTCCCCATCAAACCAATGGGTGCCCACCATGTTACCCAAGAAATTCTAGACGTTGCCCAAGAATTTCCAGATTCCCCCCATTCAATCTCAACTAAATCGCAACAAAACAGATCGCAACAAAAAAGGGCCAAGATTGGCCCCCAAGCATGAATTCCAAACTAGGAATCAGTTTACCGAAAACCTACGGCTGCTTGCCATACAAATGCCAGCAACAGGAAGAAAACGGGAATTACAGGCATGATATCTACAAGCGGATTGAAGATCGAGTAAGCTTCCGGCAGCTTCGCCAACAGCATTGCAGCTTCCATGAATCGATTGCCTCTCCAACACAGTATTAATAATTGACACGCATTTTAACATAAACCGCTCTGCAAGAGGGAGTCCGATCGCGGGGAGCATGGGCCTCCCACAGAACCGCCCTATACAAAGAAGAAGATTCCTGGGAAACCCGGTAGCCCCGGAATCGGGTCGATCGGGGGAAGTTCAGGCGGTGGCGTGGGCGTGGGGCTAGGATTTGGGGGCAATGTGGGGGGCTGGGAGGAAGCGGTGAGTACGATCGTATTCAGGTCGTAGGTGGCGCTGAAGGGGCCGGTGGGAGTTGTTAAATTTGTTGTAATAATGCCTTGATTAAAGTTAACAGTTCCTTGGCTTTGGGCTAAGAAGCTGGCTGTGTCCGTCACGAATTTTGGCAGATCCAGACTGGTTTTGATCGTCCCTAAGCTCCCTGTGACATCGATCGCCGCAATGCCATTGGTAAAGACGATCGTGCCTGTGCCTTGCAATGCATCCTTGACCTTATCCGCAACGATCGCCCCTGTCGCAAAGCTGGTCGTCAATTCGCCAAAGGGCGTGGGAATATCGAGGATAATGTTCCCTTTGGAGAAGGTAAAATCGCCGGAAAAGGCGGTCAGGGGAATATTCAAATTCCCTAGAAAGCCCCCGGTTTGCAACGTGACAACGCCTTGATCTAAATCGACTAGGCCACTGATTCCACCCAATGCAACGGGCACTTTGGCATCATCCCCAAAGTCGATCGTCAAGTCGAGATCCCCAAAGGGCGTTTGCAAATCCGTTACAAAAGCTCCGCGACCAAAGTCGATCGTCCCTGTCACGGGGCCTAAGAGCGTTGGCGTATTTACCTGCACCTTCCCATCGGCAAAGGGAGCCGTGCCTTCTAAGCTGTTGACCAAATTCACGATCGTAGAACTGATCAAATCGGCAAAATTCAGCGTTCCCTGGAGTTGACCGCCGCCATAGGTCAGATTAGTGGTGGCAACCCCCTGATCCAGGCTAATGGTTCCGTTGAGCGTCGTTAGTCCAGCGGCTAAGTCTCCAGCGAGCTTCACCAAGTCCAAGGGGGCGTTGAACAGTTCACCCGTAGGGCTCGTCAAGCTGCCAGTGACGATGCCATTTTCGCCAAGGGTGAGGGTTCCGCTCGCGGATTTTAAGGTGTTTAAAAAAGCCTGGGCATTGCCTGTCCCAAAAATGGGATCTAGAAATGAGCCCGTGGGTGGTGGTAAGGGGTCTTCGAGTCTTAAGCCGGCTGAGGGGGGTGTGAAAGGTGCAAAACCGCTGGGGGACAGCGTGGACAGTAGCATGGAATACCTCGATGTGGTAAACGACTACCCAGGGTAGATGACTAACCAGGGTCGGTAACTACAAAGCGTTGATCATTGCCAAGCAGTAGATAACTACAAAAAAGTAGATCGCTACAAAAACATAGACAACTACAGTAGATAGCTACGCCCTGTACCTTAACAACTGTTTATACTAATCGAGGTATGTCTTTAGATAGAGTTGCCGAACTGCAAAGATTGGTTTTCCTAAAGGCTTTCACGGAAAGCTATCGAAATCCTAATTCCTCCATGTCTTGGTGTCTCCATTGATTGATTTGCAATTACCCTAGGCGCAGCTTGCAGTTGAATTTAGCCTGTTTGGTTCTGAATTCAGACACAGCTGCTGGGTTGCTCCCTCAAACGAGGGAGGTTGTTTTCAGCATTGTCTAACCTGTGACTGGTGCAATCCATTCAGCAAATTCTGTTGTGAAGGTGCCCGCTAGGATCGATTGCCGAATGCGTTGGGTAAACCGGACTAACTCAGTGATGTTGTGAATTGAGAGTAAGGTGTAGGCTAGTAATTCCTGCGATCGCAACAAGTGACTGATATAAGCCCGACTAAAGTTTTGGCAGACATAGCAGGAGCAGGTCTCATCTAAGGGGCGGAAGTCTTCCCGGAATTTCGCGTTTTTCAAATTCCAGCGTTCGCCCCCCACTAAGGCAGAACCATGACGCGCCAGCCGGGTCGGAATCACACAGTCAAACACATCCACCCCCGCCGCGATCGCCCGTGCCATTTCACGGTAACTGCCGACGCCCATGAGGTAGCGCAATTTATTCTGCGGCAACAGGGGAGCCGTATGCTGTACCACTTGATCGATCACTTCCGGCGCTTCCCCCACGCTAACGCCCCCGATCGCGTATCCCGGCAAATTCAAGTCCACCAATTGCCGCGCCGCCTCCGCCCGCAGATCCAAAAATTCGCCCCCTTGGACAATGCCAAACAGCGCTTGATCTGCCTTGCGGCTGTGGGCTGCGACACAACGCTTCAGCCATTCGTAGGTGCGTTCCATGGCTTTTTCCACCGTATCCCGTCCCACTCCAGGGGGCGCACATTCATCAAAGGCCATGATCACATCTGCGCCGAGGGTGTTTTGAATGGCGATCGATTTCTCAGGCGTTAGGTGAATCAGCGATCCGTCACGGGGCGATCGAAAGGTCACGCCATCATCGTTAATCTGATTAATTTCACTGAGGCTGAACACCTGAAAACCCCCGGAATCCGTCAGCATGGGGCCAGACCACCCCATAAACTTATGCAATCCCCCTGCCATTTGCACAATGTCTTCACCGGGTTGTAAATGCAAATGGTAGGTGTTGGATAAAACCATTTGTGCACCTGTGTCCTGAAGCTGCGCAGGTGTGACGGTCTTTACATTGGCCAATGTTCCCACGGGCATAAACCGAGGTGTTTCTACCACGCCATGGGGGGTGTGGAAAACCCCTGCACGGGCGTTGGTGTAGGAGCAAGTGGCTTGGACTTCGAAGGTGAAGGACATAGGGTTAGCTAGCCAGAGAGGAATGAAAGAGATAGGAGAATAGATTATCCATCGCGATCGCGATGGATACAAGATTCAGAAAGGAGAATAGCAATACCGGATTCGGGTTTAGTTAGATAGCATAAACACTAGGTAGCAGGAAGGCACTGCACTAAAGAAATTTGATCATAGATTTCTTGATTTTCTTCTTGGGCTTGACGCAGGTCATACTGTGCTTGTAAGTTTAACCAGAACTGAGGGCTATTCCCAAAATAGCGGGATAACCGCCAAGCCGTATCTGCGGTAATGCTACGTTTCTCAGCCAAGATTTCGCTAATACGGGTTTGAGCAACTCCAATGTCTTTGCTGAGACGATAGGGCGTAATCTCTAAGGGTTCTAGAAATTCCGATTTCAAAATTTCACCAGGATGAATGTGGGGAAGACGATCGTTGTCCATAGAACTTTTGTTGACAGATGCTTTATCTTGGTCGTTTTCCTCGGTTTCCAGTCGTCTAAATTCGGTTAATTCAATCGGATTAACGAATGAGTTAACGGACATCGTAGCCAAAGAGATTGGGATTCGCTTCGGTCAGATTGATGTCGGCTAAACCGTATTCCGCCCAGCGTTGGGTGACTAACTCCGCTGTCGCTGGATCAGGTTGCAATGCCTCGCCCCAAGGCCGATCGGTTTCCGGATAAATTTTGGTGGTGGCGTCAATGCCCATTTTGCTGCCGAGGCCACTGCGCTCCGTGGCGAAATCCAAGGAGTCAAAGGGATTATCCGGCAGAATAAACACATCCCGCGCTGCATCTACTTTAGAGGTCACAGCCCAGACAACAGCCCGCGGATCACGAATATTAATGTCCTTATCCACCACAATGACAAATTTGGTGTAGCTGAATTGTGGGAGGGCACTCCAAAAGGCCAAGGCCGCCCGCCGTGCTTGACCGGGATAGGCTTTGTCGATCGCGATCACCGCAGCCTTATAGGACAACGCTTCCATCGGCAAAAAGAAATCCACAATTTCCGGAACCTGTTGTCGCAGAATGGGCGTATAAATGCGATTCAGGGCGATCGCCATCATGGCATCTTCCTTGGGGGGGCGACCGCTGAAGGTTGTTAGGTAAATGGGATTTTTGCGGTGGGTCATGCAGTGGAAATGCAGGAGGGGTGCATCTTCCTTAACGGGGCCGTAGTAACCCATGTGATCCCCCGCTGGGCCATCGATCGCCACTTCTCCGGGGGTAATTGTGCCTTCTAGGACAAATTCCGAATCCGCAGGCACTTCCAAATCCACCGTTTTACACTTGGCCAAGTGCACCCCAGAACCGCCGTAGAGTCCAGCAAACAGCCATTCCGATAAATCGATCGGCAAGGGTGTGGCCGCGGCCATAATGACGATCGGATCAACCCCGATGGCGATCGCCACTTCCAGCTTTTCGCCCCGTTCTGCGGCTTTGCGAAGGTGGCGTGTGGCTCCCCGGACGGACAGCCATTGCACGGTCATGGTGTTTTTAGATTGCAGTTGCAAGCGATAGACTCCGACGTTGGGAATCTTAGTTTCCGGGTCTTTGGTGATCATCAAGCCGAGCGTGACCACCTTACCCGCATCACCGGGATACACCTTCAGAAGCGGCAGTTTGGTAAGGTCAACTTCCTCGCCTTTTAGCACCACCTGCTGGCACGGGGGAAAGAGATCGCGATCGGGTTTAGCCTTGAGAACATCAAACAGAACCTTCCCCAGGTCGATCGCCTGTTGCAGTTTTTTGGGGGGACGGGGTTGGTACAGGATAGCGAGTTTTTTGCCCAGGTCTTCCAGTTCCGTCACCGATTCCATGTTCATTGCCCAGACGATGCGCTGCACCGTCCCCATCAGGTTAACGACCACGGGATGATCTGCGCCTTTGACGTTTTCAAACAGAAGGGCAGGCCCACCACACTGAAGCATTCGTTGGGCAATTTCGGCAATTTCCAAGTCTGGATCAACGGGGGCTGTGATGCGCCGTAGTTGACCGCGATCCTCCAATTGTTTGATAAATCCCCGCAAATCCCGTGGCATGGTTAAGCTTTGTAAAAGACCTTTCTGATCCTACACCGGGACTGCTTCGGTGGGGTGGGATTTCTGGGGTTTAGATGGGATTTTCGGGCTAGGGGAAGGGGCGGATCAAGAAGTCCCCTAGAGCATTCCGTTTTTGTCAATTCTGCGCGATCGCGTTTATCTACTGTCATTGAACAATGAATCTGTCAATCAAGATCATCAGTCATAATCCATAAACAATTTTCAGATGCGCAAACAGCACACCTGAAAATCACTCAATACTATTACAAGGTTGAATTTGACTAATCGCTGAATTTAGTTGCCAAGTCCGGGATTGCTTGGTTTTCGCAGTGGAGCGACTAGATTGAAATACCCAACTTTTTACTTGCCATCACGATCGGTATCCCCAGGCAAGGCCCTTTCCACCCGATCCCAGGCATCCCGTGCGGCATGTTGTGCCTTTTCCCACGCAAGGCGACCTTTGTTATGGCGTTCATAGTCTTCGCGCAGATGGGGTTCTGCTGCATCATAGGTCAACCCGCGTTTTGCATAGGTTGAATATCCCTCATACCCAGTGCGGTAGGCAGGATGGTAATCATCGTAGCCATAGTCTGCTTCAAAATAGGGACGAGTCGTATAGTTTGTGCTCCAGTACTCGTCTTCCAGGGTGGGATTCATCTGTTCAGCAACGCCTTTCCCGGCCAGCCCACCTGCAACCGCACCCACCACTGCACCCACCGCAGCCCCGATCGGCCCTGCAACGGTCGCCCCTACTGCGGTGGCAACGACCCCTGCACTAGCAGCCCCAACACCGGTGCCAATCGGATGGGCACCGGGTTGTCCCGTAATGGGATCTAGGTTGGCGTCTACATCATGATTGACTTTATTATCTGTACTCATTAGTAAGACCTCATTTCTACAAAAATGTGCTCCTTAAAATGCTCCTTACATCAAGGATTCAATAGCCTTTGAGCTGTCCCGCTTTGCGATTAAAAGGAGCTTGTGGTTTCCAGGGATGTTTCCAGGAATGTTTCCACAATAGCGGTCAATCATCCCCCGCCCCGTCTTCTAGAAGAGGGAAGCTCAAAATTAGCGATCTCTTCAAAAAGAAGGATTCTTGCAACAACTGATAACAACTTGCAACAACGCCAAGCAGCCAATCCATCAATTGATCTATCAATTGATCTATCAATTGATAGATCAATAAAAAAAATGATTTCCAGAAAATTCCTGATGGCTTAACTTCTGTTTTTACACTGCAATTGCTTTTTTGAGTCTTGAGTGTTCTAAAAACTAGATTCATTAATATTTTTCAGATGGATTATGGTATTGCTTTTGCGGTTGGATACAGCATTTTTTAGACGCCAGTGGATTGAATCAATCTCACGTAACTGTTGATTCGATCGAAAAATTTAGGGCACGATCTGGGTGAGCCATAAATTTTGCTCAAGTCATCCGGCTCAACTTGGATAACCTCAGTACTATGTAAGACACTTGGTTAAAATGAATACTCAATTTCTATAATTGAGTGAAATTACTGAGATGCCCCTTGGCGATTATGCAACTCAATGGCATAATTCAATCCCTGTGATAGCTCCCTGTTGACCCCTAACTTCCCTTGTTTTCGTCCAAGCCTGTGGCAGTGAAACGAACATTTCCTGATCACAGCCCCCTTTTGCAACGCATTTTTGGGCATCTTCCGGAGCTTCACCATGGTTAGTCCGCTGTTTAGGTCTTTGCCTCGTTGGTTGGCATGGTTCCCCCCTTCTAGTCCGCTTCACCGGCCTGGAGCGATCGTCCTGAGCAGCTTGGTCAGTGGCGGGCTGGTGGGTAGCAGTTTAATCCATGCCGTACCCAGTTGGGGGCAGACGGTTTCCCCTGGCACTCCCCCCCTCGATCGCGCCCTCCCCCGAGGGGATAGCATTGTTCCCCGGGACGCCCAACCTCCCTCCAGCCAGCCCTTACCCGAAACAACACCGATTCAGCCTTTACCCCCCCCATCGGAGTTGTTGCCGCCGCTGCCTGCCTCGGGCGAGACCTTTCCCAGTGGGCCAAGAACGATCGTGGTGAAGCAATTCAAAGTCACTGGGAGTACAGTGTTTTCCCAATCAGAGTTCGATCGCGTAGTGGCGGAATTTGTCGATCGACCGATTACCTTGACGGAATTGTTCCAAGCGCGATCGGCCATTACCAACTTTTATATTCAAAAGGGATATATCACCTCCGGGGCCTACATTCCGCCGCAAACCTTTAACGACGGGGTGGTGGAAATTCGGGTGTTGGAAGGGAGCCTACAAGCCATTAACGTCACCGGAACCCAGCGGCTCAATCGTGGCTATGTGCGATCGCGCATTGGCATTGCAACCCAACGCCCCTTGCAGCGGGAACGCTTGCTAGATGCCCTACGGTTACTGCAACTCGATCCTCGGATTCAAAATTTGTCTGCGGAATTATCAGCGGGCGATCGTCCCGGACAAAGCATATTGGATCTGCGAGTGGTGGAGGCCAAGACCTTTGATGCCAGTCTGACCTTAGACAATGGCCGATCGCCCAGTGTGGGCACTGAACAACGCAAAATCCAACTGCGCGAAGCCAATCTTTTGGGCTTGGGGGATAGTCTGAGTCTGTCCTATACCAATACGACGGGTAGTAACAGCTTTGATGTGGGCTATACCCTACCTGTCAGTCCCCACAATACGACGCTGAGTCTCAGTTATGGTGGATCTTCCAGTCGTGTGATTGAGCAACCGTTTAATATTTTGGAGATTGAATCCAAATCTCGCTATTACGAACTCACTCTACGCCATCCATTTCTGCAAACGCCCACCCAAGAATTCGCGATCGGGGTGACGGGCAGTTGGCGGCAAAGTCAGGCCACCTTTTTGGAGGATTTACCCTTTCCGGCAAGCGGAGCCGATGAAAACGGGAAGACGCGGGTAACGGCAGTACGATTTTTTCAAGAATGGACGCAGCGCAACAGTCGTCAGGTGTTTGCACTGCGATCGCAGTTCAGTTTGGGCTTCAATGCCTTTGGCTCAACGATTAATGCAGATGCACCCGATAGTCGCTTTTTTACTTGGCGGGGACAGGCGCAGTGGGTCAGGCTGTTGGGGCCGGATACGCTATTGCTGTTGCGGGGAGATGTGCAACTGGCCGATCGGCCATTGCTGGGATTGGAACAATTTGGCCTCGGTGGGCCGGAAACCGTACGGGGCTATCGGCAGGACTCGCTGTTGACCGATAGTGGCGTTTTGTTTTCGGCGGAGGTGCGGATTCCGATCGTCCGATTTGGGCGACAGCAGAATTTGTTGCAACTGACGCCGTTTGTGGATTTCGGCAAGGCGTGGAATCTGGGGGAACAGGATGATCCGGCAACGAATACGCTGGCTTCTGTTGGGATTGGGTTGCGGTTACAACTCGCGAATGCATTGACGGCAAGGCTGGACTGGGGGATTCCGTTGGTGGAATTTTCAACG
The window above is part of the Alkalinema sp. FACHB-956 genome. Proteins encoded here:
- a CDS encoding type II toxin-antitoxin system HicA family toxin, whose translation is MPRKIRELKSLLLKAGFTYESGKGSHTKWSHPLLPGKLTLSGKDGQDAKRYQEQDVESALRQIAQIEGENS
- a CDS encoding GUN4 domain-containing protein; its protein translation is MRLTRCSKLLPKLPLARLLPGGRSVTGSTTIGGIGLAAIGVSAIGLVSGITLLPKPALAIPQTPLETLPSSRLIDYEPLQQLLRQGQWEAANEMTSNLMLQAADQLDQGYLVARDIRLFPCQDLLTVDKLWRYYSNDRFGFSVQAGIWMRMYGKNYKDSQRFEGKVGWHRQILNADLRAQRGHLPLRPASNGGAMDAWGGGWIAEMPKRLSICLNPAKAQPQRAQPSKPKPTKPKPTKLKLSPPSTSSRSGSTNLT
- the tgt gene encoding tRNA guanosine(34) transglycosylase Tgt; amino-acid sequence: MSFTFEVQATCSYTNARAGVFHTPHGVVETPRFMPVGTLANVKTVTPAQLQDTGAQMVLSNTYHLHLQPGEDIVQMAGGLHKFMGWSGPMLTDSGGFQVFSLSEINQINDDGVTFRSPRDGSLIHLTPEKSIAIQNTLGADVIMAFDECAPPGVGRDTVEKAMERTYEWLKRCVAAHSRKADQALFGIVQGGEFLDLRAEAARQLVDLNLPGYAIGGVSVGEAPEVIDQVVQHTAPLLPQNKLRYLMGVGSYREMARAIAAGVDVFDCVIPTRLARHGSALVGGERWNLKNAKFREDFRPLDETCSCYVCQNFSRAYISHLLRSQELLAYTLLSIHNITELVRFTQRIRQSILAGTFTTEFAEWIAPVTG
- a CDS encoding photosystem II reaction center protein K, whose protein sequence is MEAAMLLAKLPEAYSIFNPLVDIMPVIPVFFLLLAFVWQAAVGFR
- a CDS encoding DUF86 domain-containing protein; translated protein: MQRDLQFLLDMLQSAKLVVTYVGQCKKAEFINNIQLQDSVIRRLLVIAEAARRVSEATRQTLPDIAWQEINGMRNRLVHEYDDVNLNIVWDVIQSEIPPLIKVLQTKIPPES
- a CDS encoding HigA family addiction module antitoxin, whose product is MDNDRLPHIHPGEILKSEFLEPLEITPYRLSKDIGVAQTRISEILAEKRSITADTAWRLSRYFGNSPQFWLNLQAQYDLRQAQEENQEIYDQISLVQCLPAT
- the menB gene encoding 1,4-dihydroxy-2-naphthoyl-CoA synthase — its product is MMEWHSVKDYEDIQYFKADGIAKIVINRPHKRNAFRPKTVVELYEAFANAREDSRIGVVLFMGAGPHSDGKYAFCAGGDQSVRGEGGYIDEEGVPRLNVLDLQRLIRSMPKVVIALVAGYAIGGGHVLHMLCDLTIAADNAIFGQTGPKVGSFDGGFGASYMARIVGQKKAREIWYLCRQYDAQQALDMGLVNTVVPVEQLEAEGIQWAQEILEKSPIAIRCLKAAMNADCDGQAGLQELAGNATMLYYMTDEGAEGKKAFLEKRKPDFRQYPWLP
- a CDS encoding nucleotidyltransferase family protein translates to MTIAIELPREQIAEFCQKWQVTELALFGSVLREDFCSDSDIDILVQFHPDAHPTFNTLDQMEAELTTLFDRAVDLVTRQGIESSRNYLRRHEILSSAQVIYATRSAISA
- a CDS encoding type II toxin-antitoxin system HicB family antitoxin, which codes for MNTRYTIIIQWSDEDQCYVVSLPEWGDYCHTHGDTYEEALQNACEVLELLTESTLEEGKPLPNPQLFGQFLQSECVDKQTA